ATACGCAGGGGAGAGGCTTGGACGATGATAAAGATAAAAAATTTAACCAAATCTTTTGGGGACACTAAAATTTTAAAAGGGATAAATTTAGAGATAAAGCAGAATGAATTTTGCGTTTTGCTTGGTGGCAGTGGCTCTGGCAAGACGACACTTTTAAACATCCTAAGTGGCACGAGCGAGCTTAGTAGCGGTGAAATTTCAATGCAAAATAAAATTTATACAAAGAAAATTTCACTAGATAAATCGCGCCAGATCATCACTCAGACCTACTCGCTAATGCCATGGCTAAGTGCAAAAGATAACATCAAATTTGCCCTAAAATGCTCTGGCATAAAGGATAAATTTGAACAAGAAAAGAGAGCTAGTAAATTTCTAGAGCTTGTTAGCCTTTCTCATAAGGCCGAGCTCTTCCCGCACTCGCTAAGTGGCGGTCAAAAGCAGCGTGTCGCCATCGCAAGGGCACTTAGCTTAAGCCCTGAGGTGCTCTTTTTAGACGAGCCATTTTCTGCGCTTGATCCAATAACAAGGACAAATTTGCAAAAAAGCTTAAAGCAGATGTCAAAGACTCAAACCACTATCTTTGTCACGCACGATATCGATGAGGCGCTATTTTTGGCTGATAAGATCGTGATCTTACACGATGGCGTGATCATAAAAGAGATAATCAATCCAAATTTTGGCGTACATGATCTAAAGTATTTTGAGCTAAAAGCTAAGATCTTTGACCTCATAAATGGCGAAGATAACGAGGTTGAATACGCTATTTAATAAATTTTAAATATATTTTTAAATTTTAAGCTAGTATTAACTTTAGCGTGAAATTTATGTTATAAAGATTTACTACAATTACACACAAAGCAAATCATTTTTGTTATTCCTTTTACTGATTGAGGCCTTGGTTAGCCAAGGCTTTTTTAAATTTTATAAGCTTTATGAGTAGAGTT
This genomic stretch from Campylobacter concisus harbors:
- a CDS encoding ABC transporter ATP-binding protein, with protein sequence MIKIKNLTKSFGDTKILKGINLEIKQNEFCVLLGGSGSGKTTLLNILSGTSELSSGEISMQNKIYTKKISLDKSRQIITQTYSLMPWLSAKDNIKFALKCSGIKDKFEQEKRASKFLELVSLSHKAELFPHSLSGGQKQRVAIARALSLSPEVLFLDEPFSALDPITRTNLQKSLKQMSKTQTTIFVTHDIDEALFLADKIVILHDGVIIKEIINPNFGVHDLKYFELKAKIFDLINGEDNEVEYAI